TAAAACGTGTTCCTAAAGGTAACACATTGTTACAGGACTCTGCTGCTACTGACAATACATGCGACGCATCCTCAAGAGATAAGACTTGAGACCCTAGCTGATGGGCCCGGACTATTACCATACAAACTGGGACCGACACGACTAACCATACACTATCATTCCTTTATACAACCCATTGACCTCAacgatattgaaaataaaatcgactCTGTACAGACTCAACTTAATACATTTAGGACTAAACTCGATAACGAAACTTACCTACTCTATGAATATCAAATTGATTATCTTACTAATAAGGTTGGCAAATTACTACACcaaattaaatctttagaaCCTGTTAGAGTTAAAAGAGGTCTTATAGATGGCCTAGGGTCTATAGTAAAAAGTGTCACTGGCAACTTAGACTACCAAGATGCCCTTAAATACGACGAGGCTCTTAAAACCTTACAGACCAACGAAGGCAAATTAACATCAGAATTTAATAGCCATCTGAGTCTTTGCAAAGAGTGGATGTCCCAACACAATAAAGTGTTAGAACAACtaactttaaatcaaataagAGTTAATGCCACTTTAGAACTACTATTACAAAAAGAAGCTTATAGGGACTATAGCTTAATTAAATTTGCGAAATTCGCACAAATCTTAGGAATTATAACAAACAACGTAGAAGatttaatgttagaaataaTCAGATTAGAAAATATGATGGCTTTTATACGCGCATCTAGTACTCATCATTCCATGATTGATATAGAGGCCTTGCAGTCAATGATAGATAGATTAAATCCCTTTATACTCCAaatcaaattctaaatttaGAACTTAGAGAATATTACAGCTTAATCAAGCCAGGATCTTATTTCATCGATAAACGTATAGTAATAGTATATAATTTTCCAATTGTTTCCCAAGATACATATGACCTATACAAACTATCCATTGTACCCAACAAAAGACAACTTGCCCTTATTCCTTCCTCTCCTTATATAGCAACAGATGAGAAATCGTTCGTGTACATAGAGGCTGAATGCCCGAAGTATAGCAGTACTTATCTCTGCGAAAAGAAGACCGGCCAGCAGATCCAGTCGAAACCTGATTGTATTCAGAAACTCATCGTTCATCAGAGTCTAGAGAATACTTGTCAATTCACGAAGATATCTCTCATCAAGGAAGCAGTAGAAAAATTAGACGACCAACATTACGTGCTGTCTCTACCCGAACCTACCAAAGTTCAGTTGGCATGTGGGAGAAAGGACTTCAACACACTTCAAGGAAGCTACCTCGTAACCATCCCTATGGGTTGCTATCTACAGACTCCAGAATTAACTATAATAAACGATGACAACGCGATAAAGGGTCAACCATTGAAACTAGCGAAGATACCATACGATGAAATGAATCTGACTGCCGTCTCTACCCACATCAATTTCAGCTCGATCGATCTGGAAGACTTACACAGCATCCAAACTAAATTCATGTTGGGAAAACCTATTGACATCGAGGAGATTCAACCAACTGCCCTGTACCACACAACCATCCCACTATACGTCATATTACTGGGCGCAATCCTATTTTTCACTCTGAGATTAATTCGCAATACAAATGTTGGAGACTAAAATCAGAAGATAAAGAAAAGCAGTCATCTCTTGAGATACATACATACGAAGACGTCAAGAAAAATACCAGAAAACGAGATGACTTTCCAGCAACATTTTCTCTTAATATGGTCAAAAATAGTTGCTGATCTATGGGTGGAGGTGTTAAGTATGGAGCCTTAATGGATATCATCGACGCTGCATTTCCTGTTATTGTCCGCCAGCTGCATAGAAACTGTCTGAATGACGTAAATCGTCATGAACCGCTGATGTAGCGAaatttgtaattagttattaacTCAAAATTGTATGCATTCCTATTTCTAATATCGAGTAGGTCTCAcgcattaattattgtaatttttataagtaataaattagcatttaaaatcatttttggttttttttctatctgcCGTCTGCAGTATACGTAATTACCATGAGTGgcatcaatttattatttattattatacacttttatatggatatgtatttaagtaaatattaagtaccataaaatgattgttaaattttcttctttttatttacaattgatTTCGTCAGTTGTTTATGTGCATGTTTTTCCTTATAATAAGGTTAAAAAGCACTTTACCGTTCCTTTAACGTGCACAGCTGGAATTCAAGTCTCATAAGTTATGAATATGGTCGAATACTTAAACTGAAATCTATTTCATTGTCGGATATGCTAATTACTCTGCGACATACCGATGCATAGAAAGACATCACCAATTCTTCTTACACGCGAAATAATTGCATATTCATACaggtaagtaggtacatgaATATGTATGTGAGGAAGGACGATGACTCACATTTGTCACAGTTCATAAAGTAAAACAGCTTGCGTAATAAACAGatcattaagaaataatttctgAAATCGTAAAATCACTCAGCTTGTAGAGTCGGAGAGAGCTGCAGTGCAACCcaggaaatattattatgtttatcgtTACATgttaagaaatgaaaaatattttaatgtgtataTAGAAGCCGATTTTGTAGGCGTTTTAACACTAGCTTTTGGAGAGTCAGGGTAGAGACAGGGGATTCTATTGTATTggatttaaatcttttaatctCCTTCACCGTCAATAATGAGTGtctgaaatgattttttttatataatgtggtCTTTTaggtcaaaaaatatatatttattagccACGCCCAGTGTCGTAAGGGATAAATTACGACGTAAACTTTTGAGTAtgttcaaaatcattttcttttgtagCTCGTTTGAAGCTCAAAAGGCCTAAAAATAATAGTCGAaaagttcatttaaaattctgattagttcaataaaaatatatatattaataacaattaaataacattaagcgcgattcaatttttttttctattcgtcGAGATCATTGACCCAttgatcaaaacaaaacacgacacATATTTTCCACATGAAAAATGCATAGAGCAAGCTTCCAAGAACATTTTAGATCTGTTTGTTGGGTGGAAGTCAGGCATTTGGCAAATGTTGAGGTCATTAACATTTCAGTTATGCACTAGATCTCAGTTCATGTTTCTTGaagtaattacatttatatttactatcCTAGGTTCAGTACGAATGTTGATACTATTACAATAGATACTCATTACATTTAGCTCAGGATATTGTTTAGGAATTAAGTATTATAGCATCTATTTGATATCTGTATCAGTATCTCAGATTCAGGTAGCCTATCGCCACCTTATAATGTTAGCCTGTGGCGGTGATAGATACAAGATTTAGAATGAATTAATACCATAGATTATCTAAGTAAATATCTTTAATTATTGACAATGAACGAAAGAGGTTATAGACCTATTTATTCGCGTCCTAAATACCGCGATAAATTGGGAATGAGTTTTGAAAAATACCATTGGATTTCACCAGATTGAATGTAGTCTCTAGGGAAAgcttatatgaaaaaaaaatctctaacaagaataaaataaatgaacgcTGTCTAAACCATCTCAAAGATCACATAAAGCTTGCTCTCCTTTTTCATAGAAGATTTGAATGTTGTCTAAATGTTCCGGTTTTTTAGAAgagctataaata
This portion of the Trichoplusia ni isolate ovarian cell line Hi5 chromosome 19, tn1, whole genome shotgun sequence genome encodes:
- the LOC113503551 gene encoding uncharacterized protein LOC113503551, which produces MPLNTTRLLKPYRPTKIKSLYTPNQILNLELREYYSLIKPGSYFIDKRIVIVYNFPIVSQDTYDLYKLSIVPNKRQLALIPSSPYIATDEKSFVYIEAECPKYSSTYLCEKKTGQQIQSKPDCIQKLIVHQSLENTCQFTKISLIKEAVEKLDDQHYVLSLPEPTKVQLACGRKDFNTLQGSYLVTIPMGCYLQTPELTIINDDNAIKGQPLKLAKIPYDEMNLTAVSTHINFSSIDLEDLHSIQTKFMLGKPIDIEEIQPTALYHTTIPLYVILLGAILFFTLRLIRNTNVGD